In a genomic window of Infirmifilum sp. NZ:
- a CDS encoding H/ACA ribonucleoprotein complex subunit GAR1: MRPIGKVRLFTRNKNLLVEAKEVPVPGEKVYDEKMAVVGYVYDVIGPVNSPFVLVKVDESRWKPEAFIGKVLYWKGNPRHAGKKRAGEGRGRK, translated from the coding sequence ATGAGGCCTATAGGCAAGGTGAGGCTGTTTACGCGGAACAAAAACCTCTTGGTAGAGGCCAAAGAAGTTCCGGTACCTGGGGAAAAGGTTTACGATGAGAAAATGGCGGTAGTAGGCTATGTCTATGATGTAATAGGGCCTGTTAACTCGCCGTTTGTTCTGGTCAAAGTAGATGAGAGCCGATGGAAGCCGGAAGCCTTTATCGGGAAGGTTCTCTACTGGAAGGGAAATCCAAGACACGCGGGCAAGAAGAGAGCCGGGGAGGGCCGTGGCAGGAAATAG
- a CDS encoding C/D box methylation guide ribonucleoprotein complex aNOP56 subunit (functions along with aFIB and aL7a; guides 2'-O-methylation of ribose to specific sites in RNAs) codes for MAKAYLLLNPLAVYLLDEGGEAKTFYKLYRDDISRERYLELLYDMEQGKLPEEILEFIARSVEPGDELVVEDSDLGRFISSKLKDVKVVPAAGNEVMLKARENIANLIETSLGVSAQKYYSLLHELTLQLTRLKVKEVAEKRDLFVAQAINALDDVNKTINLFASRVREWYSLHFPELDELVDEHEDYFRIVSNIGFRDKITKEKLLEIGLKEDLAEKIANAAKSSMGADLTEFDLEAIRLISDTGLRLYAVRRSLERYIDEAMYEVAPNIRGLVGSLLGARLISLAGGLDKLAKLPASTIQVLGAEKALFRALRYGAKPPKHGVIFQHPLIHKSPKWQRGKIARALAAKLAIAARIDAFSGEYRADELREDLEKRVEEIKTLYAKPPAKPEKTTKARKGGKHHKGGRR; via the coding sequence ATGGCTAAAGCATACTTGTTGCTAAACCCCCTTGCTGTATACTTGCTCGATGAGGGGGGAGAGGCTAAAACGTTCTACAAGCTGTACAGAGATGATATCTCCCGAGAAAGATATCTTGAGCTCCTCTACGATATGGAACAAGGAAAATTACCAGAAGAGATCCTGGAGTTTATTGCAAGAAGCGTTGAACCCGGAGACGAGCTGGTCGTTGAGGACAGCGATCTGGGGAGGTTCATCTCATCTAAGCTAAAAGATGTTAAGGTAGTACCTGCAGCTGGAAACGAGGTAATGCTAAAAGCTAGGGAAAACATAGCAAATCTCATCGAGACGTCTCTCGGAGTGAGCGCACAAAAATATTACAGTTTGCTCCACGAGTTGACGCTTCAGCTAACTCGGTTAAAGGTTAAGGAAGTTGCCGAAAAGCGGGACCTGTTCGTCGCCCAAGCGATCAACGCGCTGGATGATGTAAACAAGACAATCAATCTGTTCGCCTCTAGGGTTCGAGAGTGGTACAGCCTGCACTTCCCAGAGCTAGATGAGCTTGTAGATGAGCATGAAGACTATTTCAGAATCGTCAGCAACATAGGATTCAGAGACAAGATAACTAAGGAGAAGCTACTCGAAATTGGATTGAAGGAGGACCTAGCTGAGAAGATAGCGAACGCAGCTAAGTCCAGCATGGGAGCAGACCTCACGGAATTTGACCTCGAGGCGATCCGCCTTATATCAGACACAGGTCTCAGACTCTATGCAGTTAGACGTAGCCTTGAGAGGTACATCGACGAGGCAATGTACGAAGTCGCACCGAACATCAGGGGACTTGTAGGCTCGTTGCTGGGAGCGAGGCTCATTTCACTAGCTGGTGGCTTGGATAAGCTTGCCAAGCTGCCTGCCAGCACAATCCAGGTTCTGGGGGCTGAAAAGGCGCTTTTCAGGGCGCTAAGGTACGGTGCAAAGCCGCCTAAGCACGGCGTAATTTTCCAGCACCCCTTGATCCATAAATCCCCGAAGTGGCAAAGGGGAAAAATCGCTCGAGCCTTAGCTGCCAAACTAGCTATAGCAGCACGCATAGATGCATTTTCCGGTGAGTACCGCGCTGACGAGCTCAGGGAAGATCTTGAGAAGAGGGTTGAAGAGATAAAAACGCTATACGCCAAACCCCCAGCTAAACCTGAAAAAACCACTAAAGCTAGAAAGGGTGGTAAACACCATAAGGGTGGTAGAAGATGA
- a CDS encoding fibrillarin-like rRNA/tRNA 2'-O-methyltransferase, with translation MIRALKVREHEEFPGVYVVDFEDGSSKLATINLAPGIKVYGEQLVSIGGKEYRIWNPYRSKLAGAIYKGLKTNPIKPGTKVLYLGVASGTTPSHVSDIIGPSGVLYGVEFAPRVMREFIEKVAVHRSNVIPLLADARFPSKYAHFVEAVDVIYADIAQPFQSKYVADNADMFLKKGGWIMMAIKAMSIDVTKAPSETYKREMDELERRGYKVKESLHLEPYDEAHAFVVAQKL, from the coding sequence ATGATCAGAGCGCTGAAAGTTAGAGAACATGAGGAGTTTCCCGGAGTCTACGTGGTAGACTTTGAGGACGGGAGCAGCAAGCTTGCTACGATTAACCTAGCGCCTGGAATCAAGGTCTACGGGGAGCAACTTGTCAGCATTGGAGGCAAGGAGTACAGGATCTGGAATCCCTATAGAAGCAAGCTTGCTGGAGCAATATACAAAGGCCTAAAGACGAATCCCATTAAACCAGGTACCAAGGTGCTATACTTAGGGGTGGCATCAGGCACCACTCCAAGCCACGTTTCGGACATTATTGGGCCATCGGGTGTTCTATACGGAGTAGAGTTTGCTCCAAGGGTGATGAGAGAGTTCATCGAGAAAGTTGCCGTCCACAGGAGCAACGTGATACCACTCCTAGCAGACGCCAGGTTTCCATCGAAGTATGCACACTTCGTTGAGGCGGTAGACGTCATTTACGCCGACATAGCTCAACCCTTCCAAAGCAAGTACGTTGCAGACAACGCTGACATGTTTCTAAAGAAGGGTGGGTGGATCATGATGGCAATAAAAGCGATGAGCATCGACGTAACAAAAGCACCGTCTGAGACCTACAAAAGGGAAATGGATGAGCTAGAACGCCGCGGGTACAAAGTTAAGGAATCTTTACACCTCGAACCATACGACGAGGCGCATGCCTTCGTCGTTGCCCAGAAGCTATAA
- a CDS encoding NOG1 family protein gives MPSSLPRSYKHAVTTVDIEHLKKRMVLVNPDPHVLFDRAVEECKRRPPPARSGKKLEVIKKDSLRCIERAHRFLDVYFGRVIETCPFIEDLHPLFRELLLLSVNVNDYKVCLSRLNSSRKILLKIFREEARRVKSSESPKEVLLARRSFFGRTLSVLETLDKCLKEIKLAQQAFLTLPELDVKLPTVVIAGAPNVGKSTLLRALTRAKPKVSPYPFTTRELIVGVLERKGLKIQLVDTPGLLDTPLEEKNKVEKQAVLAIRHIASLIFFVVDPTESCGFPLEFQKTVYDQLSLNFPGIKIVKIANKIDIATKEHVEKLERVFASADFIHVSAEKKQNIEKIFEALDSHFSLPYQG, from the coding sequence ATGCCTTCGTCGTTGCCCAGAAGCTATAAGCACGCTGTGACAACAGTGGATATCGAACATTTAAAGAAAAGGATGGTACTAGTCAACCCAGATCCTCATGTTCTCTTCGATAGAGCAGTTGAAGAGTGTAAACGACGCCCTCCACCTGCTCGGAGCGGGAAAAAACTAGAGGTGATAAAAAAAGACAGCCTGAGGTGCATTGAGAGAGCTCACAGGTTCCTGGATGTGTATTTCGGAAGAGTAATCGAGACGTGCCCCTTTATCGAAGACCTTCATCCTCTTTTCCGCGAATTACTACTCCTTAGCGTTAATGTAAATGACTATAAGGTATGCCTCTCTAGGTTAAACTCCTCGCGGAAAATTCTGCTTAAAATTTTTCGAGAGGAGGCAAGAAGGGTTAAATCGTCGGAGAGCCCAAAGGAGGTATTACTGGCGCGCAGAAGTTTTTTCGGAAGAACACTCTCGGTTCTGGAGACACTCGATAAGTGCTTAAAAGAAATTAAGCTAGCACAGCAAGCGTTTCTGACGCTGCCAGAGCTCGACGTTAAGCTTCCTACCGTAGTGATCGCCGGAGCCCCTAACGTCGGCAAATCCACCCTGCTACGGGCGCTAACGAGAGCCAAGCCCAAGGTGAGTCCCTACCCTTTTACGACCAGAGAGCTTATAGTAGGTGTCCTCGAACGCAAAGGCTTAAAGATACAGCTAGTGGATACTCCCGGGCTTTTGGATACGCCACTCGAAGAGAAGAATAAAGTCGAGAAGCAGGCGGTACTTGCTATTAGGCATATCGCGTCCTTAATATTCTTCGTGGTCGACCCGACCGAGTCATGTGGTTTTCCACTTGAGTTTCAAAAAACAGTTTACGACCAGCTATCCCTCAACTTTCCTGGTATAAAGATTGTTAAAATTGCCAACAAGATAGACATCGCTACCAAAGAGCACGTCGAGAAACTTGAGAGAGTCTTCGCTTCCGCTGATTTCATACACGTGTCGGCTGAGAAAAAGCAGAACATCGAAAAGATATTCGAAGCCCTCGACTCGCACTTCTCCTTGCCCTATCAAGGTTGA
- a CDS encoding translation initiation factor IF-2 subunit beta, giving the protein MASEDSFPAYEELLERAYKLLPRRRPKSSGERFTLPRFEVTISGKRVYITNFKNVAELLNREPQVLLRYILKETALPGYYEEGVAVIQGETSPQLLNKLLERFFNDYVKCPVCGSPDTLLVKEKKLMSIKCMACGAISPVKPF; this is encoded by the coding sequence GTGGCCTCAGAAGATAGCTTTCCAGCATATGAAGAGCTACTTGAACGGGCATACAAGCTGTTACCAAGGCGGAGACCTAAGAGTTCTGGCGAAAGGTTCACTTTACCGAGGTTTGAGGTAACCATCTCCGGCAAGAGGGTCTACATAACGAATTTTAAGAACGTTGCAGAGCTTCTGAACAGAGAACCTCAGGTTCTATTACGCTATATCCTTAAGGAAACGGCCCTCCCAGGGTACTACGAGGAGGGTGTTGCCGTTATTCAAGGCGAAACATCGCCACAGCTCCTAAATAAGCTCCTTGAAAGGTTCTTTAATGACTATGTGAAGTGCCCGGTCTGTGGGAGCCCAGATACTCTGCTCGTCAAGGAAAAGAAACTTATGTCGATCAAATGCATGGCGTGTGGAGCCATCTCGCCTGTAAAACCATTCTAG
- a CDS encoding DNA replication complex subunit Gins51: MAEVDFATIFTKLINEMLNADLEILEQDFYEKVVEYLRRESAVEHTVKIALSTLRALFLIRLIKEISLIYRGSFQQNVNSLPRLEREVLEKVISALETFNANPQVYQRTEEKERVSVAGRSAGSTQARKREEKTLVFFLQPYPKIVDHDLSLGPFGKGDVAYLPKRLAKELVASGYAEEIPGELKG, from the coding sequence GTGGCTGAAGTGGACTTTGCAACGATCTTCACAAAGCTCATCAATGAGATGTTAAACGCCGACCTAGAAATTTTGGAACAGGACTTCTACGAGAAAGTTGTAGAGTACTTACGCAGAGAGAGTGCTGTGGAGCATACGGTTAAAATTGCTCTTTCAACCTTAAGGGCTCTTTTCCTCATCAGACTAATTAAGGAGATCAGCCTCATCTATCGAGGGAGTTTCCAGCAGAATGTTAATTCACTTCCGCGTCTTGAGAGAGAGGTGCTTGAGAAAGTTATCTCGGCTTTAGAGACCTTCAACGCTAATCCCCAGGTGTATCAAAGAACAGAGGAGAAGGAGAGGGTCTCGGTCGCCGGCAGAAGTGCAGGGAGCACCCAAGCGAGAAAGAGGGAAGAAAAGACTCTAGTGTTCTTCCTACAACCTTATCCTAAGATCGTCGACCACGACTTAAGCCTAGGGCCATTCGGCAAAGGGGATGTCGCTTACCTGCCTAAAAGGCTAGCTAAGGAGCTGGTTGCCTCAGGATACGCGGAGGAGATCCCCGGCGAGTTGAAAGGGTAA
- a CDS encoding phosphoribosyltransferase, with protein sequence MASFGTLKLRKITWSELFYDTLELAKKIAFAGFHPELLVVVARGGLVVGRLLSDFLSIRRIANVSVRLYEGIGTAAKEPILEGSINSDEVQGKPVLVVDDIVDSGTTLSFVLKYISAHNPGEVRSAALYVKPWAKTRPDFFVRVIEEWAVFPYEIRETLESIPNEYRSLLGIDSKVIEDIKNIVENSKR encoded by the coding sequence ATGGCTAGTTTCGGAACCTTAAAATTACGCAAAATCACCTGGAGCGAGCTCTTCTACGATACCTTAGAGTTGGCTAAGAAAATAGCTTTCGCCGGCTTTCATCCAGAGCTTCTAGTAGTCGTTGCCAGAGGAGGTTTAGTCGTAGGCAGATTACTGTCCGACTTCCTGTCGATACGCAGGATCGCCAACGTCTCTGTACGGCTCTACGAAGGCATTGGAACTGCAGCGAAAGAGCCAATCTTGGAAGGCTCCATCAATAGTGATGAGGTACAAGGCAAACCCGTCCTCGTGGTCGACGATATTGTTGACAGCGGGACTACCCTAAGTTTCGTTTTAAAATACATCTCGGCACATAATCCAGGAGAGGTTAGAAGCGCTGCTCTCTATGTAAAGCCTTGGGCGAAAACTCGGCCTGACTTTTTCGTGCGCGTGATAGAAGAGTGGGCGGTATTCCCCTACGAAATCCGAGAAACACTTGAAAGCATACCCAACGAGTACAGGTCGCTTCTAGGCATTGATTCAAAGGTGATAGAGGACATTAAAAACATCGTCGAGAACTCGAAGCGATAA
- a CDS encoding ribose 1,5-bisphosphate isomerase, protein MAVDGIPEEAERIASDIRDMRVRGAGRIARAGALALRISAEKYSGDSLEDFKRYMKSVADYIVRTRPTAVSLPNAVSYVISPLFRLNVAQSVEEAKKVVVERANSFIAYSERAVEAIAEIGSRLLHDDEVVLTHCNSQAVVSIISEAFRQGKRVKVIATETRPLFQGYITARMLADKGVEVTIIPDSAVRSIIKDVDKVIVGADTVTANGAVVNKIGTSLIALIARERGADFYVATETYKFSPYTVWGEPVVIEERSPAEVLPGTFLAKNPRLKVLNPSFDVTPPSLVTAIITEIGLIPPQASFLVLEEMYSREAVHDTVRSVEEDA, encoded by the coding sequence ATGGCGGTTGATGGGATACCCGAAGAAGCTGAGCGCATAGCCAGCGACATCAGGGACATGAGGGTGAGGGGCGCTGGCAGAATCGCTAGAGCTGGTGCACTAGCCCTGCGGATATCGGCTGAGAAGTACTCCGGGGACTCTCTGGAAGACTTCAAGAGGTACATGAAGTCCGTAGCCGACTACATCGTTAGAACGAGGCCTACAGCCGTCTCGCTCCCCAACGCCGTCAGCTACGTTATTTCACCGTTATTTAGATTAAACGTCGCGCAAAGCGTAGAAGAGGCCAAAAAAGTAGTAGTAGAGCGGGCTAACAGCTTCATTGCTTACTCCGAAAGAGCTGTAGAGGCAATAGCGGAAATAGGAAGTAGACTGTTGCACGACGACGAGGTTGTGCTGACTCACTGCAATAGCCAGGCAGTTGTGTCGATAATAAGCGAGGCCTTCAGGCAGGGTAAGAGGGTTAAAGTTATAGCAACGGAAACACGGCCGCTCTTCCAAGGCTACATAACAGCTAGGATGCTAGCAGATAAAGGCGTGGAAGTTACAATTATCCCCGACTCCGCTGTTAGGAGTATCATAAAGGATGTGGACAAAGTGATTGTTGGCGCTGATACGGTGACCGCTAACGGCGCCGTTGTAAACAAAATAGGAACGAGCCTGATAGCTCTTATAGCGCGCGAAAGAGGAGCAGACTTCTACGTGGCGACAGAGACTTACAAGTTTAGTCCTTACACTGTGTGGGGTGAGCCCGTAGTCATAGAGGAGAGATCGCCCGCTGAGGTGCTTCCTGGAACTTTTCTGGCCAAAAACCCGAGGCTCAAGGTGCTCAACCCCTCGTTCGACGTAACTCCTCCTTCACTGGTGACCGCGATAATCACCGAAATAGGTTTAATACCTCCACAGGCCTCGTTCCTCGTTTTAGAGGAGATGTATAGCAGGGAGGCTGTTCACGATACCGTTCGTAGTGTCGAGGAAGATGCATGA
- a CDS encoding translation initiation factor eIF-2B produces MRTRMLEWGRVVEDIRTGRIHSSTEVVFYAMDKMLEALTLEKRLDKFAELALHIVRARPTSALLANSIRELAKTVLEYSGESPESVLEKASSKVAEIKERIKATVEETSSIAEKRLEDGDTVLTASYSVFVKKTIEKAIKGGKEIRVIVTESRPGSEGVRLAAELAGIGCDVTLIVDSAVRYVMKNVDKVLLSSESVTANGANVNKVGSSQIALAAHEARVRVFVVTSTLKFSPETLVGGLVEIPEADTTEIKNYLAQRGIEGVKVRAPLFDVTPPEYIDAIITEKGLVAPSFVIMTVRDLYGWPPKPTPLENLLTALAKVGTYGG; encoded by the coding sequence ATGAGGACTCGCATGCTGGAGTGGGGGAGAGTTGTTGAGGACATAAGAACGGGGAGAATACACAGCTCGACGGAGGTCGTATTTTACGCGATGGACAAAATGCTGGAGGCTCTCACACTCGAGAAGAGACTCGATAAATTCGCTGAGCTGGCGCTGCACATTGTGAGAGCACGACCCACTTCTGCCCTTCTCGCTAACAGCATACGTGAGCTCGCTAAAACTGTACTCGAGTACAGTGGTGAGTCGCCGGAATCCGTTCTCGAAAAAGCGTCGTCGAAGGTTGCGGAAATCAAGGAGAGGATCAAGGCAACCGTCGAGGAAACCTCCTCCATAGCCGAGAAACGTCTAGAGGATGGCGACACTGTTCTGACCGCCTCGTACAGCGTGTTCGTGAAAAAAACTATCGAGAAAGCGATCAAAGGCGGGAAGGAGATCAGGGTGATCGTGACCGAGTCGAGGCCTGGTAGCGAGGGAGTTAGGCTTGCGGCAGAGCTTGCTGGTATTGGTTGCGACGTGACACTCATCGTCGACTCCGCAGTGCGCTATGTTATGAAGAACGTGGATAAGGTTCTGCTGAGCTCCGAGAGCGTGACGGCCAACGGTGCTAACGTCAACAAAGTCGGCTCCAGCCAGATAGCACTGGCCGCTCACGAGGCGCGCGTCAGGGTCTTCGTCGTCACATCAACTTTAAAATTCAGCCCCGAGACCCTCGTTGGAGGGCTCGTCGAGATCCCTGAGGCAGACACCACTGAGATCAAAAACTACTTGGCACAGAGAGGGATCGAGGGCGTAAAAGTAAGGGCTCCGCTATTCGACGTAACACCGCCAGAATACATTGACGCGATAATAACGGAGAAGGGCCTCGTAGCCCCGTCTTTTGTGATAATGACTGTCCGTGACCTATACGGATGGCCGCCCAAACCGACCCCTCTGGAAAACCTTCTCACTGCGCTGGCCAAGGTAGGGACTTATGGCGGTTGA
- a CDS encoding ribose-phosphate diphosphokinase: MKPRTDLVVVSGSGCTRLAMELSRHLAATFKPLVTREFPDGELYVRVPQEVRGERVALAICSGRRPNDALIEAVLAVKTLTRVGAREVILIMPYFPYARQDQEFSPGEAVSLSIVAELLEALGISALVTVDMHLHRVKSIGEVFRIKAINVSGMGELARYVSKNYGEGFTVVAPDEEARQWAEIFSKEIGADYLVLEKERKGDEDVRIRGEVSKVKKAVIVDDIISTGTTIAAAALTLREYGVEEIIAACTHGLFVAGAEAKIVSAGVKDIVATDSVANQFARVSVAVPIANALIDMSP; the protein is encoded by the coding sequence GTGAAGCCTCGAACAGACCTGGTGGTGGTCTCCGGAAGCGGTTGTACCAGGCTTGCAATGGAGCTCTCTAGACACCTTGCGGCTACGTTTAAGCCTCTGGTCACGAGAGAGTTTCCGGACGGAGAGCTCTACGTGCGCGTGCCGCAGGAAGTTCGCGGAGAGAGGGTAGCACTAGCCATATGCTCGGGCCGAAGGCCCAACGATGCACTCATTGAGGCGGTACTCGCCGTGAAAACCCTTACGAGGGTCGGTGCTCGCGAGGTGATTCTGATAATGCCGTACTTCCCGTACGCTAGACAGGATCAGGAGTTCAGTCCTGGGGAAGCTGTGAGCCTGAGCATCGTCGCAGAGCTCTTGGAGGCGCTGGGCATCTCCGCGTTGGTAACTGTCGACATGCACCTGCACAGGGTTAAGAGCATTGGAGAGGTATTCAGGATTAAAGCCATTAACGTGTCAGGCATGGGGGAGCTAGCACGCTACGTGAGCAAAAACTACGGTGAAGGGTTTACTGTTGTAGCCCCTGATGAGGAAGCGCGTCAGTGGGCCGAGATTTTCTCGAAGGAGATCGGTGCCGATTACCTTGTGTTGGAGAAGGAAAGAAAAGGGGATGAGGATGTAAGAATAAGGGGCGAGGTAAGCAAGGTAAAGAAGGCGGTGATAGTGGACGACATCATTAGCACTGGCACTACTATAGCAGCCGCGGCTCTAACTTTAAGGGAATACGGCGTTGAAGAAATAATCGCCGCATGCACCCATGGGCTCTTCGTTGCAGGGGCTGAGGCTAAGATTGTGTCAGCCGGAGTTAAAGACATAGTAGCAACAGATAGCGTGGCAAATCAGTTCGCCAGGGTAAGTGTCGCGGTGCCGATTGCCAATGCATTGATTGATATGTCTCCGTAA
- a CDS encoding Rpp14/Pop5 family protein, which produces MRENKYRYLVVRSRNVRASTREVEERVKNYVLLLFGVSGLSRTLPKVVYATGNGVFVLRVKREGVKLLRASLLLDAECSFIVVKTTGTSRKAMRIAVSIPPVKQ; this is translated from the coding sequence GTGAGGGAAAACAAGTACAGGTACCTTGTTGTAAGAAGCAGAAACGTTAGAGCCTCGACCAGGGAGGTGGAAGAACGCGTGAAAAATTACGTTCTTCTCCTATTTGGGGTTAGCGGTCTCTCACGGACGCTTCCAAAAGTCGTGTACGCGACAGGCAATGGTGTTTTCGTTCTACGGGTCAAGCGTGAGGGCGTAAAGCTTCTCCGAGCATCGCTCTTGCTTGACGCTGAGTGTTCGTTTATCGTCGTTAAGACAACCGGTACATCTAGGAAAGCTATGAGGATAGCTGTGAGCATCCCGCCGGTAAAACAATAA
- a CDS encoding RNase P subunit p30 family protein: MSSRKRRYHDVFCGRIETPSREVLENLYMHAKEVGYYACIPSFCITPKLDTKTLQDAVVKLRSMIDDLQSVGYRVYLRCHFTGLGQVEMKKMLPRIRGYCDLVSVEAISREIAAFSSRDRRVDIVTMQPLISPKLYKGDIEYILRYGKFVEVIASSLLAEDAQVLAKNISSIRSLLSNFSRKKVPVLISSGDKGIKDPRSLIAFAELVLNLDGTFVATSISKIIEQRLNENVEKRLGIRPVEGVRVEGKAG, translated from the coding sequence ATGAGCTCGCGTAAGAGGAGATACCACGATGTATTTTGTGGCAGGATCGAAACCCCCTCCAGAGAAGTTCTTGAAAACCTTTACATGCATGCGAAAGAGGTTGGTTACTACGCCTGTATTCCCAGCTTTTGTATCACACCAAAATTAGACACAAAAACCCTCCAGGATGCCGTGGTAAAGTTACGCTCCATGATAGATGACCTGCAAAGCGTGGGATACCGAGTATACCTCCGTTGCCACTTCACCGGTTTAGGGCAGGTAGAGATGAAGAAAATGCTTCCTCGTATCAGAGGTTACTGCGACCTAGTATCGGTTGAAGCTATATCGAGAGAGATTGCTGCATTTTCCAGTAGGGATCGTAGGGTAGATATCGTCACAATGCAACCCCTAATATCACCGAAGCTGTATAAAGGAGACATCGAGTACATCCTGAGATACGGAAAATTCGTAGAAGTGATAGCATCATCTCTCTTAGCGGAGGACGCCCAAGTTCTCGCCAAAAATATCTCGTCAATTAGAAGTCTACTGAGCAATTTCTCTCGAAAAAAGGTCCCAGTGCTTATTTCGAGCGGCGATAAGGGGATAAAGGATCCGCGCTCCCTCATAGCCTTCGCCGAGCTCGTCCTGAACCTGGACGGCACGTTCGTGGCTACCTCTATTTCAAAGATTATTGAGCAGCGTTTAAACGAGAACGTTGAGAAAAGACTGGGGATTCGACCGGTGGAAGGTGTGAGGGTAGAGGGTAAAGCAGGGTGA
- a CDS encoding RNA-binding domain-containing protein, whose protein sequence is MSRSRLAVSVEFSCSVHATEEEERVLRALINLLPEELRSVSDLPMTKHVTHGFYGNPILLIRVIYGEQEADKIALHIFSSMPSKDTQSVLQDFQSRFAKGRLYLRFDKQEAYRGSIKLSSGDEVIKCVIKLKPNIRRSEDLERVLKEQGVRL, encoded by the coding sequence ATGAGTAGATCGCGACTCGCAGTCTCCGTTGAGTTTTCGTGTTCTGTTCACGCGACTGAAGAAGAAGAACGCGTTCTTCGGGCTTTAATTAATTTGCTACCGGAAGAGCTAAGGAGTGTCAGCGACCTTCCCATGACGAAGCATGTGACGCACGGCTTCTACGGTAACCCTATTCTGCTCATCAGAGTGATTTACGGTGAGCAGGAGGCTGATAAAATCGCTCTACACATTTTTTCGTCAATGCCGAGTAAGGACACGCAGAGTGTTCTTCAGGACTTTCAATCGCGCTTCGCTAAGGGTAGGCTGTACCTGCGCTTCGACAAGCAGGAAGCCTACCGTGGTTCCATTAAACTCAGTAGCGGGGATGAAGTCATAAAATGTGTGATAAAGTTAAAGCCGAACATTCGGAGAAGCGAAGACTTGGAGAGGGTTCTGAAGGAGCAGGGAGTACGGTTATGA
- a CDS encoding 50S ribosomal protein L15e encodes MGYQKYLAEIWKRPMSGEHGKLMKERLILWRKEPSVVRVEKPTRINRARALGYKAKQGYVIVRVRVRKGGLNRPRPDSGRRPKRMGVYGYSPHKSAQWIAEERAARKFPNLVVLGSYWVGEDGMYKWYEVVMADPNHPVVKSDLERRWISGFKTRKDYRVTREKLLKILEKAKLEEQAGEETNSQ; translated from the coding sequence ATGGGCTACCAGAAGTATCTAGCTGAAATCTGGAAAAGGCCGATGAGCGGTGAGCACGGTAAGCTGATGAAGGAAAGGCTGATTCTCTGGAGAAAAGAGCCGAGCGTGGTAAGGGTAGAGAAGCCGACTCGAATAAACAGAGCCAGGGCACTTGGGTATAAGGCTAAGCAGGGTTATGTCATCGTCAGGGTTCGTGTCAGAAAGGGCGGCCTTAACAGGCCCCGGCCAGATAGCGGTAGAAGGCCTAAAAGAATGGGCGTCTACGGGTACAGTCCTCACAAAAGTGCGCAGTGGATAGCTGAGGAGAGGGCAGCTAGAAAATTCCCCAACCTTGTCGTGCTAGGCTCTTACTGGGTAGGCGAGGACGGAATGTACAAGTGGTACGAGGTCGTTATGGCGGACCCCAACCACCCTGTGGTGAAGTCGGACCTCGAGAGAAGGTGGATCTCCGGCTTTAAAACGCGGAAGGATTATAGAGTTACCCGTGAGAAGCTCCTCAAGATTCTGGAGAAGGCTAAGCTAGAAGAGCAGGCTGGCGAGGAGACCAATAGCCAATGA